From a single Georhizobium profundi genomic region:
- a CDS encoding sulfurtransferase, whose translation MPQARSLLIAALVSPLLASTAFAAPDGWKPLLEPQELSAILAQDETVRIIRVSGDSGFIPGAVSAPYADWRGPAENPGALREVEYYQDLVQSLGIEADTPVVLVHEGADTTDMGTAARVYWTLKSLGVEDLALVNGGFTAWREAGLDVENEAGSVTASSWEPQWSDEWRVSTEEVEQHVASGDARLIDARPQSFFEGIMWTVADPGTLPDAGNLTYESWFEGNRMVDAAAARQIAEDYGQTDAPLTVSFCNTGHWAAINWFALSEMAGVENTRLYAESMAEWTQADRPVANQPNAFTYYWLSTKRWVESLFS comes from the coding sequence ATGCCCCAAGCGCGCAGCCTGCTGATCGCAGCTCTCGTTTCGCCCCTTCTCGCCAGCACGGCATTCGCCGCGCCGGATGGCTGGAAGCCGCTTCTCGAGCCGCAAGAATTGTCCGCGATCCTGGCGCAGGACGAGACTGTCCGCATCATTCGCGTCAGCGGTGACAGCGGCTTCATCCCGGGCGCTGTTTCCGCACCCTATGCCGATTGGCGTGGACCTGCGGAGAACCCCGGCGCGCTCCGCGAAGTGGAGTACTACCAGGATCTCGTCCAGAGCCTCGGCATCGAGGCCGACACGCCGGTGGTGCTGGTTCATGAAGGCGCAGACACGACCGACATGGGCACCGCAGCGCGCGTCTACTGGACGCTGAAGTCGCTCGGCGTGGAGGATCTCGCGCTGGTCAATGGTGGCTTCACGGCCTGGCGCGAGGCGGGCCTCGATGTAGAGAATGAAGCTGGCTCCGTGACGGCGAGCAGCTGGGAGCCTCAGTGGTCGGATGAGTGGCGTGTCTCCACCGAAGAAGTCGAGCAGCATGTCGCTTCCGGTGATGCCCGCCTGATCGACGCGCGCCCGCAGAGCTTCTTCGAAGGCATCATGTGGACCGTCGCCGATCCTGGCACGCTGCCGGATGCCGGTAACCTCACCTATGAAAGCTGGTTTGAGGGCAACCGCATGGTCGATGCGGCAGCTGCCCGCCAGATTGCCGAGGATTACGGCCAGACCGATGCGCCGCTTACGGTATCCTTCTGCAACACTGGCCATTGGGCGGCAATCAACTGGTTCGCGCTGAGTGAAATGGCCGGCGTCGAGAACACCCGCCTCTATGCCGAAAGCATGGCGGAATGGACCCAGGCGGACCGTCCCGTCGCCAACCAGCCGAACGCCTTCACCTATTACTGGCTTTCGACGAAGCGCTGGGTGGAAAGCCTCTTCTCCTGA
- a CDS encoding YeeE/YedE family protein: protein MILNRLSLIAASLVLVVVVFGLAGPRAALLVLVGIGFGLALEGLRFGFAGPWRVMITERDGRGLVAQLLAIGLTAAVAIPLLASAPGELIGAHAPIGLAMIAGAFVFGAAMQLVMGCGSGTLVNAGSGNLIGAVALVGFIAGSFLGTLHLDWWTGLGALPTLTIQGLAGTNGGLALTLVGLAAVAAFVIARSAPGKKMPPRRLWIAAILIALLAIGNLIVAGQPWGIVYGLGLWGAKIAQAVGMDLAANAFWSGPVHAERLEQSILTDYTSLTNVGLLFGAFLVMRWRAPVGEQVKRLKLESWAVILIAGLVLGYSARIAFGCNVGAFFSGISTGSLHGWVWFAAAFIGSGVGLKLRPVLLRPMTPPVGEGQPA from the coding sequence ATGATCCTCAACCGTCTGTCGCTGATCGCCGCCAGCCTCGTGCTGGTCGTCGTCGTCTTCGGCCTCGCGGGTCCGCGCGCGGCTCTTCTCGTTCTGGTCGGCATCGGCTTTGGCCTTGCACTTGAGGGGCTTCGCTTCGGCTTTGCCGGCCCATGGAGGGTGATGATCACCGAAAGGGACGGGCGCGGTCTGGTCGCGCAGCTGCTGGCGATCGGGCTGACTGCGGCCGTCGCCATTCCACTACTCGCCTCTGCACCCGGTGAACTCATCGGTGCGCATGCGCCGATCGGCCTGGCGATGATCGCCGGTGCTTTCGTGTTCGGTGCGGCCATGCAACTGGTCATGGGCTGCGGATCGGGAACGCTGGTCAATGCGGGCAGCGGCAATCTCATCGGCGCCGTCGCCCTTGTCGGCTTCATCGCCGGCAGCTTTCTCGGCACCTTGCATCTCGACTGGTGGACGGGCCTCGGCGCACTGCCCACGCTCACGATCCAAGGGCTTGCCGGGACCAATGGGGGTCTGGCGCTCACGCTCGTAGGACTTGCTGCGGTTGCCGCCTTCGTGATCGCCCGTTCGGCGCCTGGTAAGAAGATGCCGCCGCGCCGGTTGTGGATCGCAGCGATCCTCATCGCGCTTCTGGCCATCGGCAACCTTATCGTCGCCGGACAACCCTGGGGCATCGTCTATGGTCTCGGGCTTTGGGGCGCCAAGATCGCCCAGGCAGTCGGCATGGATCTCGCCGCCAATGCATTCTGGTCTGGCCCGGTGCATGCGGAGCGGCTGGAGCAGAGCATTCTGACCGACTACACGTCGCTCACCAATGTCGGCCTTCTCTTCGGCGCGTTCCTCGTCATGCGGTGGCGTGCTCCCGTCGGTGAGCAGGTCAAGCGCCTCAAACTCGAAAGCTGGGCCGTCATCCTGATCGCCGGTCTCGTGCTCGGCTACAGCGCCCGCATTGCGTTCGGCTGCAATGTCGGGGCGTTTTTCAGCGGCATTTCCACCGGCAGCCTGCATGGCTGGGTGTGGTTTGCGGCAGCGTTTATAGGATCCGGTGTCGGCCTGAAGCTTCGCCCCGTGCTGCTGCGACCAATGACGCCCCCTGTCGGAGAAGGACAACCCGCATGA
- a CDS encoding flagellin, producing the protein MTSVLTNRAAMAASATLRSIALLSNSTQLQASSGLRIGSASDNAAYWSISTTMKSDAKALGAVGDALGLARAKIDVAYQSLSSVIDVLSEFRAKLVAAQEPGVDPAKIQKELDQLKGQVESIAASSSFNGANWLSTDIDDIHDRTLDVTHVTSTMTRSANGFSALSTMEFHLSETSLFNTSGGGLLEPDSRLSLTLGGIRNSDNYRNQDGEIVIDRFNTLAGERARFKFDFTGPMTFDDPSDAITFDLVVDKDNPSDVAPPHDQGRTTSLRIDRTVVDAVLPSANGTIGTYQDYIRVLNHVLTPAGAYATQVLDYDDDGNIFVVEDAIGLSTSENSGLDGSYLEISGLTAVGVSASGLTDRQVFGTRGSGMTLSFSPFTVHLDGKSDDGVKVSFSFSANGEPQRFYEFDRSYVNALFDRDTGKVETVEEMHELLTSLIAADWPDVLIEVDGASTISIRTDPAVDRLAGGRTRIGFSNIDVSIEPLADLSFRAIDIATNPAMKGIYLNYMDTVLQKAIDGTATLGAFRKRIDMQTDFNASLIQSIEKGVGRLIDADMNDVSTRLKALQVQEQLAGQSLAIANDNTDLVMQLFN; encoded by the coding sequence GTGACCAGTGTTCTGACCAATCGTGCCGCCATGGCTGCGAGCGCGACCCTGCGTTCTATCGCCCTTCTCTCAAACTCTACACAGCTTCAGGCGTCCAGCGGTCTGCGCATTGGCAGCGCCAGCGACAACGCTGCATACTGGTCGATTTCGACGACGATGAAATCCGATGCAAAGGCCCTCGGCGCAGTCGGCGATGCGCTTGGCCTCGCGCGTGCCAAGATCGATGTCGCTTATCAGAGCTTGTCTTCGGTGATCGACGTGCTGAGCGAGTTTCGGGCAAAACTGGTCGCTGCGCAGGAACCGGGCGTCGATCCCGCAAAAATTCAAAAGGAACTGGATCAACTCAAAGGCCAGGTGGAGTCCATCGCCGCTTCTTCGAGCTTTAACGGCGCGAACTGGTTGAGCACCGACATTGATGACATCCACGACCGAACGCTCGATGTCACCCATGTGACATCGACGATGACCCGAAGCGCTAATGGCTTCTCGGCACTGTCCACGATGGAATTTCACCTCTCGGAGACATCGCTCTTCAACACCAGCGGCGGCGGGCTCCTGGAGCCCGACAGCCGCCTTTCTCTCACGCTCGGCGGTATTCGTAACTCCGATAACTACCGGAACCAGGACGGCGAAATCGTCATCGATCGTTTCAATACGCTAGCAGGCGAGCGGGCACGCTTTAAATTCGACTTCACCGGACCCATGACCTTCGATGATCCATCGGACGCGATCACTTTCGACCTGGTCGTCGACAAGGACAATCCGAGCGATGTGGCGCCGCCTCACGATCAAGGCCGTACCACATCGCTGCGCATCGACCGGACCGTCGTCGACGCGGTTCTGCCGTCAGCCAACGGGACGATCGGGACGTATCAGGACTACATCCGCGTGCTAAATCACGTCCTTACCCCAGCTGGTGCATACGCAACGCAGGTCTTGGACTACGATGACGATGGAAACATTTTTGTTGTCGAGGACGCAATAGGGCTCAGCACATCCGAAAATTCAGGGCTCGACGGCTCCTACCTCGAGATCAGCGGTCTGACGGCAGTCGGTGTTTCTGCAAGTGGCTTGACGGATCGGCAGGTTTTCGGAACGCGAGGCTCGGGCATGACGCTTTCGTTTTCGCCGTTCACCGTGCATCTGGACGGAAAGTCGGACGACGGCGTGAAGGTCTCATTTTCCTTCTCGGCAAATGGCGAACCTCAGCGCTTCTATGAGTTCGATCGCAGCTATGTGAACGCGCTCTTCGACCGGGATACGGGCAAGGTCGAGACGGTGGAGGAGATGCACGAACTCCTCACCTCCCTAATCGCCGCAGATTGGCCGGACGTGCTTATCGAGGTCGACGGCGCGTCCACCATATCGATACGCACCGATCCTGCCGTCGATCGGCTGGCGGGCGGGCGAACGAGGATCGGGTTCAGCAATATCGACGTCAGCATCGAGCCGCTCGCGGATCTGTCGTTTCGAGCCATCGACATCGCAACTAACCCCGCGATGAAGGGGATTTATCTCAACTACATGGACACAGTGCTGCAGAAGGCGATCGATGGCACTGCGACGCTGGGCGCATTCCGAAAGCGCATCGACATGCAGACCGACTTCAACGCGAGCCTGATCCAGTCGATCGAAAAAGGCGTTGGCAGGCTCATCGATGCCGACATGAACGATGTCTCGACGCGGCTGAAAGCGCTGCAGGTGCAGGAACAGCTGGCCGGACAGTCGCTCGCCATCGCCAACGACAATACCGATCTCGTGATGCAGCTGTTCAACTGA
- a CDS encoding outer membrane protein gives MKIVLAASAAFLALGTASYAADAIMSVPSAPAAAPVAAAYNWSGFYVGAFGGVTTGDYDFTGTDGTDTLDLSVSGSGFLGGAQIGYDQQFGQLVFGTVADIAATNHEAEITAAVPGFGAVQAESTLKYLGTVRARAGFAMDDLLIYAHGGYAYGETEQTLSATGIGSVSTDNDVKHGFAVGAGVEYAVTDTISFQTEYSYTDLGDDEIFNAGGVSIAEDLSFHAVKVGVNFRF, from the coding sequence ATGAAAATCGTTCTTGCCGCATCGGCGGCATTTCTCGCACTTGGTACTGCTTCATACGCTGCCGACGCCATCATGTCGGTTCCATCTGCACCTGCAGCGGCGCCGGTTGCGGCCGCCTACAACTGGTCGGGCTTCTATGTCGGCGCCTTCGGTGGCGTGACGACCGGCGACTACGATTTTACCGGCACGGACGGCACCGACACGCTGGATCTCTCCGTTTCAGGCAGCGGCTTCCTCGGCGGCGCGCAGATCGGCTACGACCAGCAGTTCGGCCAGCTCGTCTTCGGCACGGTTGCCGATATTGCAGCAACCAACCATGAAGCCGAAATCACTGCCGCCGTTCCGGGCTTCGGTGCAGTTCAGGCGGAATCCACGCTGAAGTACCTCGGCACCGTTCGCGCTCGCGCCGGCTTCGCCATGGATGATCTGCTTATTTACGCACACGGCGGCTACGCCTATGGCGAAACCGAGCAGACGCTTTCGGCAACCGGCATCGGCAGCGTCTCGACCGACAACGACGTCAAGCACGGCTTCGCGGTTGGCGCTGGCGTCGAATACGCCGTCACGGACACCATCTCTTTCCAGACGGAGTATTCCTATACCGACCTCGGTGACGACGAGATCTTCAACGCCGGCGGCGTGTCGATCGCGGAAGATCTGAGCTTCCATGCGGTCAAGGTCGGCGTGAACTTCCGCTTCTGA
- the murA gene encoding UDP-N-acetylglucosamine 1-carboxyvinyltransferase encodes MDRIKVIGGNPLSGIIPISGAKNAALPLMIASLLTDDTLTLENVPHLADVEQLVRILGNHGVDITVNGRRERQGESYARTVHFTARNIVDTTAPYELVSKMRASFWVIGPLLARMGEARVSLPGGCAIGTRPVDLFLEGLAALGVEIEIDGGYVNAKAPKGIVGGRYVFPKVSVGATHVLMMAATLGKGVTEIENAAREPEVADLAKCLNAMGAKISGAGTSTITIEGVASLSGARHRVLPDRIETGTYAMAVAMTGGDVVLENTDINLLRSAMDALQSAGAQISETESGIRVVRNGSGIAPVDVTTDPFPGFPTDLQAQFMGLMTMAKGESRITETIFENRFMHVQELARLGARISLSGQTATVSGVDRLKGAQVMATDLRASVSLVIAGLAAEGETVVNRVYHLDRGFERLEEKLTNCGAQVERISG; translated from the coding sequence ATGGATCGTATCAAAGTCATCGGCGGCAACCCTCTTTCGGGCATCATCCCGATTTCCGGCGCCAAGAACGCGGCGCTGCCTCTGATGATCGCCTCGCTCCTGACCGACGACACGCTGACGCTCGAAAACGTGCCGCATCTGGCGGATGTCGAGCAGCTTGTGCGCATTCTCGGCAATCACGGCGTCGACATCACGGTCAACGGCCGGCGTGAGCGCCAGGGCGAAAGCTATGCCCGTACCGTGCATTTCACCGCGCGCAACATCGTCGACACGACCGCGCCTTATGAACTCGTCTCCAAGATGCGGGCGAGCTTCTGGGTCATCGGTCCGCTTCTAGCCCGCATGGGCGAAGCCCGGGTTTCGCTTCCCGGTGGCTGCGCCATCGGCACGCGTCCGGTGGATCTCTTCCTCGAAGGCCTCGCGGCGCTCGGCGTCGAGATCGAAATCGACGGCGGCTATGTGAACGCCAAGGCGCCGAAGGGCATTGTCGGCGGGCGCTACGTGTTCCCGAAGGTCTCGGTCGGCGCGACACATGTGCTGATGATGGCGGCGACGCTTGGCAAAGGCGTCACCGAGATCGAGAACGCTGCACGCGAACCGGAAGTCGCCGATCTCGCCAAGTGTCTGAACGCCATGGGCGCGAAAATCTCAGGCGCCGGCACCTCGACGATCACGATCGAGGGCGTCGCCTCGCTTTCGGGCGCGCGTCATCGGGTGCTTCCGGACCGCATCGAGACGGGCACCTATGCGATGGCCGTCGCCATGACCGGTGGCGATGTCGTTCTCGAAAACACCGATATCAACCTGCTGCGCTCGGCGATGGATGCCCTTCAATCCGCCGGCGCGCAGATCAGCGAAACGGAAAGCGGTATCCGCGTCGTGCGCAATGGATCGGGAATCGCCCCGGTCGATGTGACGACCGATCCGTTTCCGGGCTTTCCGACCGATCTCCAGGCCCAGTTCATGGGGCTGATGACGATGGCCAAGGGCGAGTCGCGGATCACCGAGACGATCTTCGAGAACCGGTTCATGCATGTGCAGGAACTCGCGCGGCTTGGTGCGCGCATATCGCTTTCGGGCCAGACCGCCACCGTTAGCGGCGTCGACCGGCTGAAGGGCGCGCAGGTGATGGCTACCGATCTGCGGGCATCGGTGTCGCTCGTCATCGCCGGGCTTGCTGCCGAAGGCGAGACGGTCGTCAACCGCGTCTACCATCTGGATCGTGGGTTTGAGCGGCTTGAGGAAAAGCTCACCAACTGCGGCGCGCAGGTCGAGCGCATCTCGGGCTGA
- a CDS encoding DUF2948 family protein, producing the protein MDLIKLIALDSEDLDVLSAHMQDAVLKVGDMSYDAKSRQFVLGANRFVWEVAQGKRQKSFERRRAAMHFDRVLGVRSRGFDRGARETVLSLLAVQFVPDVATEGPGGEIELIFADDISVQLNVECIEAQLADLGPAWETQRRPRHPERD; encoded by the coding sequence ATGGATCTGATCAAACTCATAGCCCTCGACAGCGAAGACCTCGACGTTCTTTCCGCGCATATGCAGGACGCCGTGCTGAAGGTGGGCGACATGAGCTACGACGCCAAGAGCCGGCAGTTCGTGCTCGGAGCCAACCGGTTCGTCTGGGAAGTCGCACAGGGCAAGCGGCAGAAGAGCTTCGAGCGCCGGCGCGCCGCGATGCATTTCGATCGTGTGCTTGGCGTGCGCTCCAGGGGCTTCGATCGCGGTGCGCGAGAGACGGTCTTGTCGCTGCTCGCGGTTCAGTTCGTGCCCGATGTTGCGACAGAAGGACCGGGTGGAGAGATTGAACTGATCTTCGCCGACGATATTTCCGTTCAGCTCAACGTTGAATGTATCGAGGCGCAGCTTGCCGATCTTGGACCAGCATGGGAAACCCAGCGCCGACCGCGCCATCCAGAACGTGATTGA
- the hisD gene encoding histidinol dehydrogenase, translating to MAIRLDHQEPDFEERFAALLATKREVSIDVGDAVAKIIADVRARGDAALIELSKQYDGIDLEHDGLAVTEAEIDAAMDLVDARTLDALRLAAERIEAHHSRQLPRDDFYEDALGVKLGSRWTAIEAVGLYVPGGKASYPSSVLMNAVPARVAGVERLVMTVPARAGALNPVVLAAARIAGVTEIYRIGGAQAVAALAFGTETIKPVDKIVGPGNAYVAAAKRQVFGHVGIDMIAGPSEVLVVADGGNSADWLAADLLAQAEHDEAAQSILITDDRELADAVERAVLAQLTTLSGRERAEASWRDHGAVITVGDLTAALPLINRIAAEHLELAVERPHDLLPHIRNAGAVFMGRHTPEVIGDYVGGSNHVLPTARSARFSSGLSVLDYVKRTSVLELGPDQLGALGPAAIALAEAEGLDAHARSVSIRMNMPGS from the coding sequence TTGGCCATTCGTCTCGATCATCAGGAACCGGATTTCGAAGAACGTTTCGCGGCGTTGCTTGCAACCAAGCGCGAAGTGTCCATCGATGTCGGCGATGCTGTCGCCAAGATCATTGCCGATGTGCGCGCGCGCGGTGATGCCGCGCTGATCGAATTGTCCAAGCAGTATGACGGTATCGACCTGGAGCATGACGGTCTGGCCGTGACCGAGGCCGAAATCGATGCGGCGATGGATCTGGTCGATGCGCGGACCTTGGATGCGTTGCGGCTTGCGGCCGAGCGGATCGAGGCGCATCACAGCCGCCAGCTCCCGCGCGATGATTTCTACGAGGATGCGCTTGGCGTGAAGCTCGGTTCGCGCTGGACGGCGATCGAGGCGGTGGGCCTCTATGTGCCGGGCGGCAAGGCGAGTTATCCGAGCTCCGTCCTGATGAACGCTGTTCCTGCCCGGGTGGCCGGTGTCGAGCGGCTGGTCATGACGGTTCCGGCACGCGCCGGTGCGCTCAATCCCGTCGTGCTTGCGGCTGCGCGCATTGCCGGCGTAACCGAGATCTACCGCATTGGCGGCGCGCAGGCCGTCGCGGCGCTGGCCTTCGGCACGGAAACAATCAAGCCGGTGGACAAGATCGTCGGACCGGGCAACGCCTATGTGGCTGCAGCCAAGCGGCAGGTGTTCGGCCATGTCGGCATCGACATGATCGCCGGCCCGTCGGAGGTCCTTGTGGTGGCCGATGGCGGCAACAGTGCCGATTGGCTTGCGGCCGATCTGTTGGCGCAGGCCGAGCATGACGAAGCGGCACAGTCGATTCTCATCACCGATGACCGCGAGCTGGCGGATGCCGTCGAGCGCGCCGTTCTCGCCCAGCTGACGACGTTGTCTGGCCGGGAGCGGGCGGAAGCCAGCTGGCGCGATCATGGCGCCGTCATCACGGTGGGCGATCTAACTGCCGCACTCCCGCTGATCAATCGGATCGCCGCCGAGCATCTGGAGCTGGCGGTCGAGCGGCCGCACGATCTTCTGCCGCATATTCGCAATGCCGGCGCCGTCTTCATGGGTCGCCACACGCCGGAAGTGATCGGCGACTATGTCGGAGGGTCCAACCACGTGCTGCCGACGGCCCGTTCGGCGCGGTTCTCGTCCGGCCTCTCGGTGCTCGACTACGTCAAGCGCACGTCGGTGCTGGAGCTCGGGCCGGATCAACTGGGCGCGCTCGGGCCGGCGGCCATCGCGCTGGCGGAAGCTGAAGGTCTCGACGCCCATGCGCGTTCCGTTTCCATCCGCATGAACATGCCGGGTTCGTGA
- a CDS encoding UPF0262 family protein, which produces MGTTGVFRLSDVELDESIGRSTPDVEHERAVAIFDLVEENSFEPVGHPGGPYKLKLSLVDMRLVFAVTTESGDPVVTHILSLTPFRRIVKDYFMICESYYDAIRSSSPGQIEAIDMGRRGIHNDGSQTLMDRLEGKIKVDFATARRLFTLICVLHWRG; this is translated from the coding sequence ATGGGGACAACGGGCGTCTTCCGGCTCAGCGACGTCGAACTCGACGAATCGATCGGCCGATCGACGCCCGATGTCGAGCATGAGCGGGCAGTCGCCATCTTCGACCTCGTGGAAGAAAACAGCTTCGAGCCGGTGGGGCACCCGGGCGGACCGTACAAGCTAAAGCTCTCGCTGGTCGACATGCGCCTCGTCTTCGCCGTCACGACGGAAAGCGGCGATCCGGTCGTGACGCACATCCTGTCGCTGACACCGTTCCGGCGGATCGTGAAGGACTATTTCATGATCTGCGAAAGCTATTACGATGCAATCCGGTCGTCCTCGCCGGGCCAGATCGAGGCGATCGACATGGGGCGCCGCGGCATCCACAATGACGGTTCGCAAACGCTGATGGACCGGCTCGAAGGCAAGATCAAAGTCGATTTTGCCACCGCGCGCCGCTTGTTCACCCTGATCTGCGTTCTGCACTGGCGCGGTTGA
- a CDS encoding low molecular weight phosphatase family protein, which produces MPPADTDTPAEERRDPGSVLFVCGMNSIRSPMAEAMARDILGPGTYIASAGVRPGTRDPFVDAVLNEIGLDLGKRQPQLLDDLEDGFFDVIVTLAPEAHHRALELTRTNAVDVIYWPMPDPTVATGTREQILESYRDVRDRIRTAIMARFRSRRD; this is translated from the coding sequence ATGCCACCCGCCGATACCGACACGCCCGCCGAAGAGAGGCGCGATCCGGGTTCGGTTCTCTTCGTTTGCGGCATGAATTCGATCCGCTCGCCGATGGCCGAGGCAATGGCGCGTGACATTCTCGGGCCCGGCACCTATATCGCTTCGGCGGGCGTCAGGCCGGGAACGCGCGATCCGTTCGTCGATGCCGTTTTGAACGAGATCGGGCTGGATCTCGGCAAACGGCAACCGCAACTGCTCGACGATCTCGAGGATGGCTTTTTCGACGTCATCGTCACGCTCGCTCCGGAGGCGCATCACCGGGCGCTGGAGCTGACGCGGACAAATGCGGTCGACGTGATCTACTGGCCGATGCCGGATCCGACGGTCGCGACTGGGACGCGCGAGCAGATCCTGGAGAGTTATCGCGATGTGCGCGACCGGATCAGGACTGCGATTATGGCGCGGTTCAGGTCCAGACGCGACTGA
- the infA gene encoding translation initiation factor IF-1, translating into MAKEEVLEFPGVVTELLPNATFRVKLENEHEIIAHTAGRMRKNRIRVLAGDKVLVEMTPYDLTKGRITYRFK; encoded by the coding sequence ATGGCAAAAGAAGAAGTCCTGGAGTTTCCGGGCGTCGTGACCGAACTGCTTCCGAATGCGACCTTCCGCGTGAAGCTGGAAAACGAGCACGAGATCATCGCCCACACTGCCGGACGCATGCGCAAAAACCGCATCCGCGTGCTGGCTGGTGACAAGGTGCTTGTCGAAATGACGCCCTATGACCTGACCAAGGGCCGCATCACCTATCGCTTCAAATAG
- a CDS encoding Maf-like protein, producing the protein MALSKKLILASGSPRRVELLAQAGIEPDKLMPMEIDETPAKSEHPRSLARRLSKEKAEAARAAIVSDPALKGHFILSADTVVSVGRRSIGKPERVDEASNALYLLSGRSHRVFTGVCVITPSGKLRQTIVETRVRFKRLSTVEIDSYLASGQWRGKAGGYAIQGFAGAFVVKLVGSYTNVVGLPLYETVGLLTGEGYDVHLNWLEAR; encoded by the coding sequence ATGGCGTTGTCCAAGAAACTCATTCTTGCATCCGGTTCGCCTCGGCGGGTCGAACTGCTTGCGCAGGCCGGCATCGAGCCTGACAAGCTGATGCCGATGGAAATCGACGAGACGCCGGCAAAGTCGGAGCACCCTCGCTCGCTTGCCCGGCGCCTGTCGAAGGAGAAGGCGGAGGCTGCGCGCGCCGCGATCGTGTCGGATCCAGCGCTCAAGGGCCATTTCATTCTCTCGGCGGACACCGTGGTTTCTGTCGGCCGGCGCAGCATCGGCAAGCCCGAGCGGGTGGATGAGGCATCGAACGCCCTCTACCTGCTCTCCGGCCGTTCGCACCGCGTGTTTACTGGTGTGTGCGTCATCACGCCGTCCGGCAAGCTGCGGCAGACGATCGTGGAGACACGGGTGCGCTTCAAGCGGCTGTCGACGGTTGAAATCGATTCCTACCTGGCATCGGGCCAGTGGCGCGGCAAGGCGGGTGGGTACGCCATCCAGGGTTTTGCCGGTGCCTTCGTGGTCAAGCTCGTTGGCTCCTATACGAACGTCGTCGGCTTGCCGCTTTATGAGACCGTAGGTCTCCTGACGGGCGAGGGTTACGACGTGCATTTGAACTGGCTGGAAGCACGCTGA
- the yacG gene encoding DNA gyrase inhibitor YacG: MIDGVDGKVTPLRKPRPCPECGKPSSRATFPFCSTRCKEIDLNRWLTGAYVIPVHEDDPEEGDGSLPDDDQTGRE, translated from the coding sequence ATGATTGACGGTGTCGACGGCAAAGTGACGCCCTTGCGCAAGCCGCGGCCGTGCCCGGAATGCGGTAAACCCTCCAGCCGGGCCACGTTTCCGTTCTGCTCGACCCGCTGCAAGGAAATCGACCTCAATCGATGGCTGACGGGAGCCTATGTCATTCCGGTGCACGAAGACGATCCGGAAGAGGGCGATGGCAGCCTGCCGGACGACGATCAAACAGGCCGCGAATAG